A region from the Conexibacter woesei Iso977N genome encodes:
- a CDS encoding PLP-dependent aminotransferase family protein: MARTLTAAALVPLLGSSWRRPAAGSSRSATLADALRALVVDGRLLPGTRLPSTRDLAAELELSRGSVTRAFARLDEAGYVTARTGAGTVVTLPASHRAVALPDRTDGVVDLTVAALPAPDPLLAEAVQRAARGLARHLPGLGYSAAGLPELREAVAARLTARGLATSADEVLITAGAQHALRLIMDLHVGPGDRVLVDAPGYPRTLAAIRAARARAVPIALGPRGWDAGAWADAARVAAPRLAVVVPDYQHPTGLVMNAAAREAIATTCARAGAVLVADETCSELRLDGPALPAPLGTFGAAITVGSMSKAAWAGLRIGWVRASARTIRELIAVRTAVDMASPMLEQLVALEVYKNWDAVLASRRALLRPRRTALFDALREHAPSWEVRRPTGGISAWARLPTPDATRLAATAADHDILLSPGPAFSVDGTFEHHVRLPFTLAPETTAATIATLARLAAELSGDAPEPAEPREVALAV; encoded by the coding sequence ATGGCCCGGACCCTGACCGCCGCCGCTCTCGTCCCGCTGCTGGGCTCCTCCTGGCGCCGCCCGGCCGCCGGCTCGTCGCGCTCCGCGACGCTGGCCGACGCGCTGCGCGCGCTGGTCGTCGACGGCCGCCTGCTGCCCGGCACCCGCCTGCCCTCGACGCGTGACCTCGCCGCCGAGCTGGAGCTGTCGCGCGGCTCGGTGACCCGCGCGTTCGCCCGCCTCGACGAGGCCGGCTACGTGACCGCCCGCACCGGCGCGGGCACCGTCGTGACGCTGCCGGCGAGCCACCGCGCCGTCGCGCTTCCGGACCGGACGGACGGCGTGGTCGACCTCACGGTCGCGGCGCTGCCCGCGCCCGACCCGCTGCTCGCCGAGGCGGTGCAGCGGGCGGCGCGGGGCCTGGCGCGGCACCTGCCGGGGCTCGGGTACTCGGCGGCGGGGTTGCCGGAGCTGCGGGAGGCGGTCGCGGCGCGGCTGACCGCGCGCGGGCTGGCGACGAGCGCCGACGAGGTGCTGATCACCGCGGGCGCGCAGCATGCGCTGCGGCTGATCATGGACCTGCATGTAGGACCTGGTGACCGAGTGCTGGTGGATGCTCCCGGCTACCCGCGGACGCTGGCGGCGATCCGGGCGGCGCGGGCGCGGGCGGTCCCGATCGCGCTCGGCCCGCGCGGCTGGGATGCGGGCGCCTGGGCCGACGCCGCGCGGGTCGCGGCGCCGCGGCTGGCGGTCGTCGTGCCCGACTACCAGCACCCGACGGGCCTGGTCATGAACGCGGCGGCGCGCGAGGCGATCGCGACGACGTGCGCGCGGGCGGGCGCGGTCCTGGTCGCCGACGAGACCTGCAGCGAGCTGCGCCTCGACGGCCCCGCGCTGCCCGCGCCGCTGGGCACCTTCGGCGCGGCGATCACGGTCGGCTCGATGAGCAAGGCGGCGTGGGCGGGCCTGCGGATCGGCTGGGTCCGGGCCAGCGCCCGCACGATCCGCGAGCTGATCGCCGTCCGGACCGCGGTCGACATGGCCAGCCCGATGCTCGAGCAACTTGTCGCACTCGAGGTGTACAAGAACTGGGACGCGGTCCTGGCCTCGCGCCGTGCGCTGCTGCGCCCGCGCCGGACCGCGCTGTTCGACGCCCTGCGCGAGCACGCGCCGTCCTGGGAGGTGCGCCGCCCGACCGGCGGCATCAGCGCCTGGGCGCGCCTGCCGACGCCGGACGCCACGCGCCTGGCGGCCACCGCGGCGGACCACGACATCCTGCTCTCCCCCGGCCCGGCGTTCTCGGTCGACGGGACGTTCGAGCACCACGTCCGGCTGCCGTTCACGCTGGCGCCGGAGACGACCGCCGCGACGATCGCGACGCTCGCGCGCCTCGCCGCGGAGCTGAGCGGCGACGCGCCGGAGCCCGCCGAGCCGCGCGAGGTCGCGCTCGCGGTCTAG
- a CDS encoding sensor histidine kinase yields the protein MSLRTRLIAGLLALATVGLLLLAGVTYAEQRHFLLSRVDDQAKQASQWTRDGGGSLLPFGAVNPGYGSDDGDDNGGRPPAAHGGPGPAAGTYIWTRDTDGTSSTPDCNCYDTSVTPRWPSNLTAGEAVTVKATNTGKSYRVYGTKLRDGTVKFAAVPLAETTDTLNRLLRISGLVIVGILLALGALSWWLVRIGLRPLERIGVTAGAIAGGDLARRVEPATSKTEVGRLGLALNRMLDRLEDAFSKQKASEDRLRTFLADASHELRTPLASIRGYAELFRIGAARDPENTEKAMTRIEAEAARMGVLVEDLLTLARLDEVREQIREDVDLGRLAGDAVDDARATAPDREIELEHLGLGHVSGDPHQLRQVFANLLRNALVHTPAGTPIEVSVRDEDRCTVLEVRDYGPGLPTDENDALFERFWRAEAGRKQGKAGAGLGLAIVAGIVAAHDGSVSAVNAPGGGARFTVRLPAGGDRRPAPAAPEDTAAG from the coding sequence ATGTCGCTCCGCACACGCCTGATCGCGGGGCTCTTGGCGCTGGCCACCGTCGGCCTGCTGCTGCTCGCCGGCGTCACCTACGCCGAGCAGCGTCACTTCCTGCTGAGCCGCGTCGACGACCAGGCCAAGCAGGCCTCGCAGTGGACACGCGACGGTGGCGGCTCGCTGCTGCCGTTCGGCGCCGTCAACCCCGGCTACGGCAGCGACGACGGCGACGACAACGGCGGCCGTCCGCCGGCCGCGCACGGCGGCCCCGGCCCGGCGGCCGGCACCTACATCTGGACCCGCGACACCGACGGCACCAGCAGCACCCCGGACTGCAACTGCTACGACACCTCGGTCACCCCGAGGTGGCCCTCGAACCTCACCGCCGGCGAGGCGGTGACCGTCAAGGCCACCAACACGGGCAAGTCCTACCGCGTCTACGGGACCAAGCTGCGCGACGGCACGGTCAAGTTCGCGGCCGTGCCGCTGGCGGAGACGACCGACACGCTCAACCGCCTGCTGCGGATCTCCGGCCTCGTCATCGTGGGCATCCTGTTGGCCTTGGGTGCGTTGTCATGGTGGTTGGTCCGGATCGGGCTGCGCCCGCTGGAGCGCATCGGCGTCACGGCGGGCGCGATCGCGGGCGGCGACCTCGCGCGGCGCGTCGAGCCCGCGACCTCGAAGACCGAGGTCGGCCGGCTCGGCCTGGCGCTGAACCGGATGCTCGACCGCCTCGAGGACGCGTTCTCCAAGCAGAAGGCGTCTGAGGACCGCCTCCGGACGTTCCTCGCCGACGCCTCGCACGAGCTGCGCACACCGCTGGCGTCGATCCGCGGCTACGCGGAGCTGTTCCGGATCGGCGCGGCGCGTGATCCCGAGAACACCGAGAAGGCGATGACGCGGATCGAGGCCGAGGCCGCGCGCATGGGCGTGCTCGTCGAGGACCTGCTGACGCTCGCGCGCCTCGACGAGGTCCGCGAGCAGATCCGGGAAGACGTCGACCTCGGTCGCCTGGCCGGCGACGCGGTCGATGACGCGCGCGCCACTGCGCCCGACCGCGAGATCGAGCTGGAGCACCTCGGGCTCGGCCACGTCAGCGGCGACCCACACCAGCTCCGCCAGGTCTTCGCCAACCTCCTGCGCAACGCGCTCGTCCACACGCCTGCGGGGACGCCGATCGAGGTGTCGGTCCGCGACGAGGACCGCTGCACGGTGCTGGAGGTCCGCGACTACGGCCCGGGCCTGCCGACCGACGAGAACGACGCGCTGTTCGAGCGCTTCTGGCGCGCCGAGGCGGGGCGCAAGCAGGGCAAGGCCGGCGCCGGCCTCGGGCTGGCGATCGTCGCCGGGATCGTGGCCGCCCACGACGGCAGCGTGAGCGCCGTCAACGCCCCGGGCGGCGGCGCGCGCTTCACGGTCAGGCTGCCCGCGGGCGGCGACCGGAGGCCCGCGCCCGCCGCGCCCGAGGACACCGCCGCGGGCTAG
- a CDS encoding response regulator transcription factor gives MTTATPESHRVLVVDDEPNIADVISMALRFQGFTVESAGDGKSALEAVSSFKPDLLVLDVMLPDMEGFEIARRLSAERVQVPIIFLTARDATEDKVRGLTMGGDDYVTKPFSLEELVARIRTILRRAGLSQPETSRLVFEDLELDEDTREVTRDGELIELTATEYRLLRYLMLNPRRVLTRAQILDQVWDYDFGGDARVLETYISYLRKKIDKNGPPLIHTARGVGYALRAPRS, from the coding sequence ATGACCACCGCCACGCCCGAGAGCCACCGCGTCCTCGTCGTCGACGACGAGCCCAACATCGCCGACGTCATCTCGATGGCCCTGCGCTTCCAGGGCTTCACCGTCGAGTCCGCCGGCGACGGCAAGAGCGCGCTGGAGGCCGTCTCGTCCTTCAAGCCGGACCTCCTGGTCCTGGATGTGATGCTCCCGGACATGGAGGGCTTCGAGATCGCCCGCCGCCTGAGCGCCGAGCGCGTCCAGGTCCCGATCATCTTCCTGACCGCCCGCGACGCGACCGAGGACAAGGTCCGCGGCCTCACGATGGGCGGCGACGACTACGTCACCAAGCCCTTCAGCCTCGAGGAGCTCGTCGCCCGGATCCGGACGATCCTGCGCCGCGCCGGCCTCTCGCAGCCCGAGACCTCGCGCCTGGTCTTCGAGGACCTCGAGCTCGACGAGGACACGCGGGAGGTCACCCGCGACGGCGAGCTGATCGAGCTGACCGCCACCGAGTACCGCCTCCTGCGCTACCTGATGCTCAACCCGCGCCGCGTCCTCACGCGCGCCCAGATCCTCGACCAGGTCTGGGACTACGACTTCGGCGGCGACGCCCGCGTGCTCGAGACCTACATCTCGTACCTGCGCAAGAAGATCGACAAGAACGGCCCGCCGCTGATCCACACCGCGCGCGGTGTCGGCTACGCGCTGCGTGCGCCCCGGAGCTAG
- a CDS encoding type II toxin-antitoxin system Phd/YefM family antitoxin, translating into MSEALPLSWVKAHLSELVDRVEGQHDRVVVTRNGRPAAVLISHEDLEGLEETLAALTDPDLMKQIRDSEAAVAAGDVVSLDELRKRV; encoded by the coding sequence ATGTCCGAAGCGCTGCCGCTCTCGTGGGTCAAGGCCCATCTCTCCGAGCTCGTCGATCGCGTCGAGGGGCAGCATGACCGCGTCGTCGTGACGCGCAATGGCCGCCCGGCTGCGGTGCTGATCAGCCACGAGGATCTTGAAGGCCTTGAGGAGACGCTGGCGGCGCTCACCGACCCGGACCTCATGAAGCAGATCCGCGACAGCGAAGCGGCCGTCGCCGCGGGCGATGTCGTATCGCTTGACGAGCTGCGCAAGCGCGTTTGA
- a CDS encoding type II toxin-antitoxin system RelE family toxin translates to MSDAPWQLVVAGPAARNLEQLPTRYATAVIEALSAIATNPHRLGKPLRFELTGRWSARRGPYRIIYAIDDDTRTITVLAIAHRADIYRNR, encoded by the coding sequence TTGAGCGACGCGCCCTGGCAGCTGGTCGTTGCCGGGCCGGCCGCGCGCAACCTGGAGCAACTTCCCACCAGGTACGCGACCGCGGTCATCGAAGCCCTCAGCGCGATCGCCACCAACCCCCATCGCCTCGGCAAGCCCCTGCGCTTCGAGCTGACCGGCCGCTGGTCCGCCCGCCGCGGCCCCTACCGCATCATCTACGCGATCGACGACGATACGCGCACAATCACAGTGCTCGCAATCGCCCACCGCGCCGACATCTATCGCAACCGCTGA
- a CDS encoding cytochrome c biogenesis protein DipZ encodes MVLLLVIAVVVGAGTALSPCALPVLPALLGAAGAAGGRRRPIAIVLGLSATFLLSVIGGGELLRHVGLGGNTLRDAGIVVLIVAGVAALVPGVAERVERPLASLSRLGPRTRGDGFWSGLLVGAALGFVYAPCAGPVLAAVASVSAVSGKTVLVAVAYVFGSAVVLAAIALGGRRVLEPIRRAGPLRVQRALGAVLLLTAVALAFGLDTNFETALARHTSDITLTAGLEQSQSTQKRLHDLHDTAPKFTDRSSSASASATRRSSLPKLGAAPEFADTQQWFNTQPLSMKALRGRVVLIDFWTYTCINCLRTLPYLEAWDARYRRQGLTIVGVHAPEFQFEHDAGNVARAIRSNHIKYPVVQDNDLGTWNAYGNQYWPADYLIDADGQVRATQFGEGDYAKTESEIRSLLAERGDRLSASRSRPHGVTPVGTQATPETYVGAERADGWIKRPSKGTKSYTAPANPPLNGFALGGTWNIADQPATAVSTGASITATVQARFVYLVLSPPRGHAGAVTVQVDGKTKHIAVTSQRLYTLADFGTTSVHTLKITFAPGTSAYAFTFG; translated from the coding sequence ATGGTCTTGTTGTTGGTCATTGCCGTCGTCGTCGGCGCGGGCACGGCGCTGAGCCCGTGCGCGCTGCCGGTCCTGCCCGCGCTGCTCGGCGCCGCGGGGGCCGCGGGAGGGCGGCGGCGGCCGATCGCGATCGTGCTCGGGCTGAGCGCGACGTTCCTGCTGTCGGTGATCGGCGGCGGCGAGCTGCTGCGCCACGTCGGGCTGGGCGGGAACACGCTGCGCGACGCGGGGATCGTCGTGCTGATCGTGGCCGGCGTCGCGGCGCTGGTGCCGGGTGTGGCGGAGCGGGTCGAGCGGCCGCTGGCGTCGCTGTCGCGGCTGGGGCCGCGGACGCGTGGTGACGGGTTCTGGTCCGGGCTGCTCGTCGGTGCCGCGCTGGGGTTCGTCTACGCGCCGTGCGCGGGGCCGGTGCTGGCGGCGGTCGCGTCGGTGAGCGCGGTGAGCGGCAAGACCGTCCTGGTCGCGGTCGCCTACGTGTTCGGCTCGGCGGTCGTGCTGGCGGCGATCGCTTTGGGCGGCCGGCGGGTGCTGGAGCCGATCCGGCGGGCGGGGCCGCTGCGGGTGCAGCGCGCGCTGGGCGCGGTGCTGCTGTTGACCGCGGTCGCGCTGGCGTTCGGGTTGGACACCAACTTCGAGACGGCGCTGGCGCGCCACACGAGCGACATCACGCTGACCGCGGGGCTGGAGCAGTCGCAGTCGACGCAGAAGCGGCTGCACGACCTGCACGACACGGCGCCCAAGTTCACCGACAGGTCGTCGTCGGCGTCGGCGTCGGCCACCAGGAGGTCGTCGCTGCCCAAGCTCGGCGCGGCGCCGGAGTTCGCCGACACGCAGCAGTGGTTCAACACGCAGCCGTTGTCGATGAAGGCGTTGCGCGGGCGGGTCGTGCTGATCGACTTCTGGACCTACACGTGCATCAATTGCCTGCGCACGTTGCCATACCTGGAGGCGTGGGACGCGCGATATCGGAGGCAGGGCCTGACGATCGTCGGCGTCCACGCGCCCGAGTTCCAGTTCGAGCACGACGCCGGCAACGTCGCGCGGGCGATCAGGAGCAACCACATCAAGTACCCCGTCGTCCAGGACAACGACCTCGGGACCTGGAACGCCTACGGCAACCAGTACTGGCCGGCCGACTACCTCATCGACGCCGACGGCCAGGTCCGCGCGACGCAGTTCGGCGAGGGCGACTACGCGAAGACGGAGTCGGAGATCCGGTCGCTGCTGGCCGAGCGCGGTGACCGGTTGAGCGCCTCGCGCTCCCGCCCGCACGGTGTGACGCCGGTCGGGACGCAGGCGACGCCCGAGACCTACGTCGGCGCCGAGCGCGCGGACGGCTGGATCAAGAGGCCTTCCAAGGGCACGAAGAGCTACACCGCGCCGGCCAACCCGCCGCTGAACGGCTTCGCCCTCGGCGGCACCTGGAACATCGCCGACCAGCCGGCGACCGCAGTCAGCACGGGCGCCTCCATCACCGCGACCGTCCAAGCCCGCTTCGTCTACCTCGTCCTCTCACCACCCCGCGGCCACGCCGGAGCAGTGACCGTCCAGGTCGACGGCAAGACCAAGCACATCGCCGTCACCTCTCAACGCCTCTACACCCTCGCCGACTTCGGCACCACCTCAGTCCACACCCTCAAGATCACCTTCGCGCCGGGCACCTCGGCCTACGCCTTCACCTTCGGCTGA
- a CDS encoding helix-turn-helix domain-containing protein produces MTAARLVLGVEDADPVRLWRTIIRALRATHPAFGRDAEAMLAAGPSALAEAVIPLVAAEVALLAIPLDLELIGVADAALPSLLVWSDCAPTGARIRLGDGEPDAPPRLTAAQVAAAWPGALARGEHATVIRWLQQTDDDNNSALLLPRLWAAHELGDTARADDLAADTVDGRALLLHAHGALRAGDLEALADRLDLAAATADPRDGFWHTFDALLRAHEALWRGHPRVAARHFARAAGLAHVHADPRALAAALGYLALLATEGGDDDSARRRLNRIEDLVDADPSIAEHPVAIGGALAEGRMLELAGALEPAVAPLNRAITLAERGGNAFERAEPRLRLAAVHRACLRPELASILEAEALQILEPCPDRGRLAGPAAAIDLTATATAPATAAPLSPSERAVLRLLPSGLSQREIGGTLFLSVNTVKTHCRNIYTKLHAQSREEAVARAHDLGLL; encoded by the coding sequence ATGACCGCAGCCCGCCTGGTGCTCGGCGTGGAGGACGCCGACCCGGTCAGGCTCTGGCGCACCATCATCCGCGCCCTGCGCGCCACCCATCCTGCCTTCGGCCGCGACGCCGAGGCGATGCTCGCCGCCGGCCCGTCGGCGCTCGCCGAGGCCGTGATCCCGCTCGTCGCCGCCGAGGTCGCGCTGCTGGCGATCCCGCTCGACCTGGAGCTGATCGGCGTCGCCGACGCCGCGCTGCCCTCGCTGCTGGTCTGGAGCGACTGCGCGCCGACCGGCGCCCGGATCCGCCTCGGCGACGGCGAGCCGGACGCCCCGCCGCGCCTCACCGCCGCGCAGGTCGCCGCCGCCTGGCCGGGCGCGCTCGCCCGCGGCGAGCACGCGACCGTGATCCGCTGGCTGCAGCAGACCGACGACGACAACAACAGCGCGCTGCTCCTCCCCCGCCTCTGGGCCGCGCACGAGCTCGGCGACACCGCCCGCGCCGACGACCTCGCCGCCGACACCGTCGATGGCCGCGCGCTCCTGCTCCACGCCCACGGCGCGCTGCGCGCGGGCGACCTCGAAGCGCTCGCCGACCGCCTCGACCTCGCCGCCGCCACCGCCGACCCGCGCGACGGCTTCTGGCACACCTTCGACGCGCTCCTGCGCGCGCACGAGGCGCTCTGGCGCGGCCACCCGCGCGTCGCCGCCCGCCACTTCGCACGCGCCGCCGGCCTCGCCCACGTCCACGCCGACCCGCGCGCGCTGGCCGCCGCGCTCGGCTACCTCGCGCTGCTGGCGACCGAGGGCGGCGACGACGACAGCGCCCGCCGCCGCCTCAACCGCATCGAGGACCTCGTCGACGCCGACCCGTCGATCGCCGAGCACCCGGTCGCGATCGGCGGCGCGCTGGCCGAGGGCCGGATGCTCGAGCTCGCCGGCGCGCTGGAGCCCGCGGTCGCGCCGCTGAACCGCGCGATCACGCTCGCCGAGCGCGGCGGCAACGCGTTCGAGCGCGCCGAGCCGCGGCTCAGGCTCGCCGCCGTCCACCGCGCCTGCCTGCGCCCGGAGCTTGCGAGCATCCTGGAAGCCGAAGCGCTCCAGATCCTCGAGCCGTGCCCGGACCGCGGCCGCCTCGCCGGCCCCGCCGCGGCGATCGACCTGACCGCGACAGCGACCGCGCCGGCCACCGCCGCGCCGCTCTCACCCTCCGAGCGCGCGGTCCTGCGGCTGCTGCCGTCCGGCCTCTCCCAGCGCGAGATCGGCGGCACGCTGTTCCTGTCGGTCAACACGGTCAAGACCCACTGCCGCAACATCTACACCAAGCTCCACGCGCAGTCGCGCGAGGAGGCCGTGGCGCGCGCCCACGACCTCGGCCTGCTGTAG
- a CDS encoding response regulator — MKVLIVDDHPSFRSAARLLLEHEGFEVIGEAEDGASGLAATSELSPDLVLLDINLPDLDGFDVASRITLDHHAPKVVLTSSRDPKEFGPLVGRSGANGFVPKGELSAEAICALL; from the coding sequence ATGAAGGTCCTCATCGTCGACGATCACCCCTCCTTCCGCTCCGCCGCGAGGCTGCTGCTGGAGCACGAGGGCTTCGAGGTCATCGGCGAGGCCGAGGACGGCGCCAGCGGCCTCGCGGCCACCTCGGAGCTGTCCCCGGATCTCGTCCTGCTGGACATCAACCTGCCCGACCTCGACGGCTTCGACGTCGCCTCGCGGATCACGCTCGACCACCACGCGCCGAAGGTCGTCCTGACCTCCAGCCGCGACCCGAAGGAGTTCGGGCCGCTCGTGGGGCGCTCCGGCGCCAACGGCTTCGTCCCCAAGGGCGAGCTGTCGGCCGAGGCGATCTGCGCGCTCCTGTAG
- a CDS encoding flavin monoamine oxidase family protein encodes MERGKLTRRGALGWAGASGLGLMLAGGERSSAQAAAAPSDVDAVIVGAGLAGLTTARNLVAAGKSVVVLEARDRVGGRTLNHDLGGGKVTEAGGQYVGPTQDRALALCRELGVGTYPGYQPGNSVYVADGHATTYTGDIPPDLLALPDLAQMILRLDTMAKDFPVDAPWTYRDAATLDGMTAETWIRSNTINSSRILALVNLFLSPALGSRASDCSMLFLLATIAGYGDASTPGTLERGIGSKDAAQDSRLVGGTQRLSLLMAQALGSNVVLNAPVASIAQSDAGGVTVTVQDGRAWRGARAVVAIPPPLAVEIDWDPLLPAEHDALRRRMILGTLAKCEAIYETPFWRRAGYNGQAIKLGDCAVPAIFDNSPPDGTPGVLMGFMGGKSWSTYQTASAADRRQAVLDDFASAFGPQALSPIDYFEQDWVEERWTRGAPTSVLGPGTLTRFGPKLTEPVGAVHWAGTETAGYWNGYMDGAISSGERAAREVLAKL; translated from the coding sequence GTGGAACGAGGGAAGCTGACGCGGCGCGGCGCGCTGGGCTGGGCCGGCGCGAGCGGGCTCGGGCTGATGCTGGCCGGGGGAGAGCGGAGCAGCGCGCAGGCGGCCGCCGCGCCGAGCGACGTCGACGCCGTGATCGTCGGCGCCGGGCTGGCGGGCCTGACGACCGCGCGCAACCTCGTCGCGGCGGGCAAGTCGGTGGTCGTGCTGGAGGCGCGCGACCGCGTCGGCGGCCGGACCCTCAACCACGACCTCGGCGGCGGCAAGGTCACCGAGGCGGGTGGGCAGTACGTCGGCCCGACCCAGGACCGCGCGCTGGCGCTGTGCAGGGAGCTGGGCGTCGGCACCTACCCCGGCTACCAGCCGGGCAACAGCGTCTACGTCGCCGACGGCCACGCCACCACGTACACGGGCGACATCCCGCCGGACCTGCTCGCGCTGCCCGACCTCGCGCAGATGATCCTGCGGCTGGACACCATGGCCAAGGACTTCCCAGTCGACGCGCCCTGGACCTACAGGGACGCCGCGACGCTCGACGGCATGACCGCCGAGACGTGGATCAGGAGCAACACCATCAACTCGTCGCGGATCCTGGCGCTGGTGAACCTGTTCCTGTCGCCGGCGCTCGGTTCCCGGGCCTCGGACTGCTCGATGCTGTTCCTGCTGGCGACGATCGCGGGCTACGGCGACGCCTCGACGCCCGGCACGCTGGAGCGCGGCATCGGCTCCAAGGACGCCGCGCAGGACTCGCGACTGGTCGGCGGCACGCAACGACTTTCGCTGTTGATGGCCCAGGCGCTCGGCAGCAACGTGGTGTTGAACGCGCCGGTGGCGTCGATCGCGCAGAGCGACGCCGGCGGCGTCACCGTGACCGTGCAGGACGGCCGCGCCTGGCGCGGCGCGCGGGCGGTCGTGGCGATCCCGCCGCCGCTGGCCGTCGAGATCGACTGGGATCCGCTGCTGCCCGCCGAGCACGACGCGCTCCGGCGCCGGATGATCCTCGGCACGCTGGCCAAGTGCGAGGCGATCTACGAGACGCCGTTCTGGCGCAGGGCGGGGTACAACGGCCAGGCCATCAAGCTCGGCGACTGCGCGGTCCCGGCGATCTTCGACAACTCGCCGCCCGACGGCACGCCGGGCGTGTTGATGGGGTTCATGGGCGGGAAGTCGTGGTCGACCTACCAGACGGCGTCGGCCGCGGATCGCAGGCAGGCGGTGCTCGACGACTTCGCGAGCGCGTTCGGCCCGCAGGCGCTGTCGCCGATCGACTACTTCGAGCAGGACTGGGTCGAGGAGCGCTGGACGCGCGGCGCGCCGACGTCGGTCCTGGGGCCGGGGACGCTCACGCGCTTCGGGCCGAAGCTCACCGAGCCGGTCGGCGCCGTGCACTGGGCGGGCACCGAGACCGCGGGCTACTGGAACGGCTACATGGACGGCGCGATCTCGTCGGGCGAGCGCGCGGCCAGGGAGGTGCTGGCGAAGTTGTAG
- a CDS encoding HipA family kinase yields the protein MPEPTRLRTVRATRYVTPLREGGSMPGLVEADDDGLYVVKFRGAGQGLKALIAEVVVGEIARACGLRVPEIVIVEVDPLLAAAEPDPEIQELVAASGGTNAALDFLPGALSFSPAAPVGVTPELAAEVVWLDALCQNVDRTPRNPNMLIWHGDLWLIDHGAALYRHHAPTWPEGAAAARFPLIRDHVLLPFAGSIAEAGERLAPRLDSATVERIAAEVPDDWLGGAADASPPREVYATYIAQRLRDGAFAAEAEEARRAVA from the coding sequence ATGCCCGAACCGACGCGACTGCGCACCGTGCGCGCCACGCGCTACGTCACCCCGCTGCGCGAGGGCGGCTCGATGCCGGGCCTGGTCGAGGCCGACGACGACGGCCTCTACGTCGTGAAGTTCCGCGGCGCCGGGCAGGGCCTGAAGGCGCTGATCGCCGAAGTCGTCGTCGGCGAGATCGCGCGCGCCTGTGGCCTGCGCGTCCCGGAGATCGTGATCGTCGAGGTCGACCCGCTGCTGGCGGCCGCCGAGCCGGACCCGGAGATCCAGGAGCTCGTCGCCGCCTCCGGCGGGACCAACGCGGCGCTCGACTTCCTGCCCGGCGCGCTGTCGTTCTCCCCCGCCGCGCCGGTCGGCGTGACGCCCGAGCTGGCCGCCGAGGTCGTCTGGCTCGACGCGCTGTGCCAGAACGTCGACCGCACGCCGCGCAACCCCAACATGTTGATCTGGCACGGCGACCTGTGGCTGATCGACCACGGCGCCGCGCTCTACCGCCACCACGCGCCCACGTGGCCCGAGGGCGCGGCCGCGGCGAGGTTCCCGCTGATCCGCGACCACGTGCTGCTGCCGTTCGCGGGGTCGATCGCCGAAGCCGGCGAGCGCCTGGCGCCCCGGCTCGACAGCGCGACCGTCGAGCGGATCGCCGCCGAGGTCCCCGACGACTGGCTCGGCGGCGCCGCGGACGCGTCGCCGCCGCGCGAGGTCTACGCGACCTACATCGCGCAGCGCCTGCGCGACGGCGCGTTCGCCGCCGAGGCCGAGGAGGCGCGCCGTGCCGTCGCCTGA
- a CDS encoding DUF3037 domain-containing protein: protein MPSPERAPSDDAFAYAIWRVVPSVERGEAVNVGVVVFCRRRRFLKALVQVDEQRLRALAPDLDVAAVAQHLDGLVRVADGDPSAGAIATMDQSDRFGFLTATSSTIVQASPIHTGFCDDPEATLQRLFRRLVA, encoded by the coding sequence GTGCCGTCGCCTGAGCGCGCGCCGTCCGACGACGCCTTCGCCTACGCGATCTGGCGCGTCGTCCCGAGCGTCGAGCGCGGCGAGGCCGTCAACGTCGGCGTCGTCGTCTTCTGCCGCCGCCGCAGGTTCCTGAAGGCCTTGGTGCAGGTTGATGAACAACGCCTGCGCGCGCTCGCGCCCGACCTCGACGTCGCGGCGGTCGCCCAGCACCTCGACGGCCTCGTCCGCGTCGCCGACGGCGACCCGTCGGCGGGCGCGATCGCCACGATGGACCAGTCCGACCGCTTCGGCTTCCTGACCGCCACGTCGTCGACGATCGTCCAGGCCTCGCCGATCCACACCGGCTTCTGCGACGACCCCGAGGCGACGCTGCAGCGCCTGTTCAGGCGTCTCGTCGCCTGA